Proteins encoded by one window of Taeniopygia guttata chromosome 1A, bTaeGut7.mat, whole genome shotgun sequence:
- the EIF3D gene encoding eukaryotic translation initiation factor 3 subunit D isoform X1, giving the protein MAKFVAPVIQDNPSGWGPCAVPEQFKDMPYQPFSKGDRLGKVADWTGATYQDKRYTNKYSSQFGGGSQYAYFHEEDETSFQLVDTARTQKTAYQRNRMRFAQRNLRRDKDRRNMLQFSMQTLPKSAKQKERDRLRLQKKFQKQFGVRQKWDQKSQQKPRDSSVEVRSDWEVKEEMDFPRLMKMRYLEVSEPQDIECCGALEYYDKAFDRITTRNEKLLRSIKRIFHTVTTTDDPVIRKLAKTQGNVFATDAILATLMSCTRSVYSWDIIVQRVGSKLFFDKRDNSDFDLLTVSETANEPPQEEGNSFNSPRNLAMEATYINHNFSQQCLRMGKEKYKFPNPNPFVEDDMDKNEVASVAYRYRRWKLGDDIDLIVRCEHDGVMTGANGEVSFINIKTLNEWDSRYCNGVDWRQKLDSQRGAVIATELKNNSYKLARWTCCALLAGSEYLKLGYVSRYHVKDSARHVILGTQQFKPNEFASQINLSIENAWGILRCVIDICMKLDEGKYLILKDPNKQVIRIYSLPDGTFSSDEDEEDEEEEEEEEEEES; this is encoded by the exons atggcGAAGTTTGTGGCACCCGTGATCCAGGACAACCCGTCCGGCTGGGGCCCGTGTGCTGTGCCCGAGCAGTTCAAGGACATGCCCTACCAGCCCTTCAGCAAAGGAGACCGCCTGGGCAAG GTGGCCGATTGGACAGGAGCCACGTACCAGGATAAAAGATACACAA acAAGTACTCGTCACAGTTTGGCGGTGGAAGCCAGTATGCCTATTTCCACGAGGAGGACGAGACCAGCTTTCAGCTGGTGGACACGGCCCGGACGCAGAAAACGGCGTACCAGAGGAACCGCATGAGGTTTGCACAG AGGAACCTTCGGAGAGACAAGGACCGTCGGAACATGCTGCAGTTCAGCATGCAGACACTGCCAAAGAGTGCCAAGCAGAAGGAGAG AGATCGTTTGCGCCTACAAAAGAAGTTTCAGAAGCAGTTTGGAGTGAGGCAGAAGTGGGACCAGAAATCACAG CAGAAACCTCGTGACTCCTCTGTTGAAGTTCGCAGCGATTGGGAGGTGAAGGAGGAGATGGATTTCCCTCGGCTGATGAAGATGCGCTATCTGGAGgtgtcagagccacaggacaT AGAGTGCTGTGGAGCTCTAGAGTATTATGACAAAGCCTTCGACCGCATTACAACAAGGAATGAGAAGCTCCTGAGGAGCATTAAGCGCATCTTCCATACTGTCACCACTACGGATGACCCGGTTATCCGAAAG CTGGCCAAGACACAAGGGAATGTGTTTGCCACAGATGCCATTCTGGCCACACTGATGAGCTGCACTCGTTCTGTCTATTCCTGGGACATCATTGTCCAGAGAGTTGGATCCAAGCTTTTCTTTGACAAGAGAGACAACTCAGATTTTG ACCTCCTGACAGTGAGTGAAACAGCCAATGAACCACCACAGGAAGAGGGCAACTCTTTTAATTCTCCACGCAACTTGGCCATGGAAGCTACCTACATCAATCATAACTTCTCCCAGCAGTGTCTGAGGATG ggaaaggagaaatacaagtttcccaacccaaaccccttTGTGGAGGATGACATGGATAAAAATGAAGTAGCCTCTGTTGCATACAG GTACCGAAGATGGAAGCTGGGAGATGATATAGATCTCATTGTCCGCTGTGAACATGATGGAGTGATGACAGGAGCTAATGGAGAAGTGTCATTCATCAACATCAAAACACTGAACGAGTGGGATTCGAGG TATTGCAATGGGGTGGACTGGCGCCAGAagctggactctcagagaggggctGTCATTGCCACGGAGCTGAAGAACAACAGCTACAAACTGGCCCGCTGGACATGCTGTGCACTGCTGGCTGGATCAGAGTATCTTAAACTCGG ATACGTATCCCGTTACCACGTGAAAGATTCTGCCCGCCATGTCATCCTGGGCACACAGCAGTTCAAGCCAAATGAATTTGCCAGCCAGATAAATCTGAGCATAGAGAATGCCTGGGGCATCCTGCGATGTGTCATTGACATCTGCATGAAGCTGGATGAGGGGAAGTACCTCATCCTCAAGGACCCCAACAAGCAGGTGATCCGCATCTACAGTTTGCCTGATGGCACCTTCAGCTCtgatgaagatgaggaggatgaggaggaagaagaggaagaggaag AGGAAGAGAGCTGA
- the EIF3D gene encoding eukaryotic translation initiation factor 3 subunit D isoform X2 has product MAKFVAPVIQDNPSGWGPCAVPEQFKDMPYQPFSKGDRLGKVADWTGATYQDKRYTNKYSSQFGGGSQYAYFHEEDETSFQLVDTARTQKTAYQRNRMRFAQRNLRRDKDRRNMLQFSMQTLPKSAKQKERDRLRLQKKFQKQFGVRQKWDQKSQKPRDSSVEVRSDWEVKEEMDFPRLMKMRYLEVSEPQDIECCGALEYYDKAFDRITTRNEKLLRSIKRIFHTVTTTDDPVIRKLAKTQGNVFATDAILATLMSCTRSVYSWDIIVQRVGSKLFFDKRDNSDFDLLTVSETANEPPQEEGNSFNSPRNLAMEATYINHNFSQQCLRMGKEKYKFPNPNPFVEDDMDKNEVASVAYRYRRWKLGDDIDLIVRCEHDGVMTGANGEVSFINIKTLNEWDSRYCNGVDWRQKLDSQRGAVIATELKNNSYKLARWTCCALLAGSEYLKLGYVSRYHVKDSARHVILGTQQFKPNEFASQINLSIENAWGILRCVIDICMKLDEGKYLILKDPNKQVIRIYSLPDGTFSSDEDEEDEEEEEEEEEEES; this is encoded by the exons atggcGAAGTTTGTGGCACCCGTGATCCAGGACAACCCGTCCGGCTGGGGCCCGTGTGCTGTGCCCGAGCAGTTCAAGGACATGCCCTACCAGCCCTTCAGCAAAGGAGACCGCCTGGGCAAG GTGGCCGATTGGACAGGAGCCACGTACCAGGATAAAAGATACACAA acAAGTACTCGTCACAGTTTGGCGGTGGAAGCCAGTATGCCTATTTCCACGAGGAGGACGAGACCAGCTTTCAGCTGGTGGACACGGCCCGGACGCAGAAAACGGCGTACCAGAGGAACCGCATGAGGTTTGCACAG AGGAACCTTCGGAGAGACAAGGACCGTCGGAACATGCTGCAGTTCAGCATGCAGACACTGCCAAAGAGTGCCAAGCAGAAGGAGAG AGATCGTTTGCGCCTACAAAAGAAGTTTCAGAAGCAGTTTGGAGTGAGGCAGAAGTGGGACCAGAAATCACAG AAACCTCGTGACTCCTCTGTTGAAGTTCGCAGCGATTGGGAGGTGAAGGAGGAGATGGATTTCCCTCGGCTGATGAAGATGCGCTATCTGGAGgtgtcagagccacaggacaT AGAGTGCTGTGGAGCTCTAGAGTATTATGACAAAGCCTTCGACCGCATTACAACAAGGAATGAGAAGCTCCTGAGGAGCATTAAGCGCATCTTCCATACTGTCACCACTACGGATGACCCGGTTATCCGAAAG CTGGCCAAGACACAAGGGAATGTGTTTGCCACAGATGCCATTCTGGCCACACTGATGAGCTGCACTCGTTCTGTCTATTCCTGGGACATCATTGTCCAGAGAGTTGGATCCAAGCTTTTCTTTGACAAGAGAGACAACTCAGATTTTG ACCTCCTGACAGTGAGTGAAACAGCCAATGAACCACCACAGGAAGAGGGCAACTCTTTTAATTCTCCACGCAACTTGGCCATGGAAGCTACCTACATCAATCATAACTTCTCCCAGCAGTGTCTGAGGATG ggaaaggagaaatacaagtttcccaacccaaaccccttTGTGGAGGATGACATGGATAAAAATGAAGTAGCCTCTGTTGCATACAG GTACCGAAGATGGAAGCTGGGAGATGATATAGATCTCATTGTCCGCTGTGAACATGATGGAGTGATGACAGGAGCTAATGGAGAAGTGTCATTCATCAACATCAAAACACTGAACGAGTGGGATTCGAGG TATTGCAATGGGGTGGACTGGCGCCAGAagctggactctcagagaggggctGTCATTGCCACGGAGCTGAAGAACAACAGCTACAAACTGGCCCGCTGGACATGCTGTGCACTGCTGGCTGGATCAGAGTATCTTAAACTCGG ATACGTATCCCGTTACCACGTGAAAGATTCTGCCCGCCATGTCATCCTGGGCACACAGCAGTTCAAGCCAAATGAATTTGCCAGCCAGATAAATCTGAGCATAGAGAATGCCTGGGGCATCCTGCGATGTGTCATTGACATCTGCATGAAGCTGGATGAGGGGAAGTACCTCATCCTCAAGGACCCCAACAAGCAGGTGATCCGCATCTACAGTTTGCCTGATGGCACCTTCAGCTCtgatgaagatgaggaggatgaggaggaagaagaggaagaggaag AGGAAGAGAGCTGA
- the FOXRED2 gene encoding FAD-dependent oxidoreductase domain-containing protein 2, with protein sequence MAPGVCGTLLGLALYASSLSAMSGATFLYHDYCVIGAGPAGLQAAYFLQQAGRDYIVFERSHAPGSFFALYPRHRKLISINKQYTGKSNGEFNLRHDWNSLLSHDRRLLFRHYSRDFFPDADTMVRYLEDFASLLKLQVQYNTAIIHVTLEKSEQAWNGHYFLLTDQDRKNYKCSSLLVAAGMWVPNVVNFPGSEYVEGYETVSINPEDFAGQTVLILGRGNSAFETAENILGVTNFIHMVSRSRVRLSWATHYVGDLRAINNGLLDTYQLKSLDGLLEGDLEDLAIIKDKKGKLHITLQFYLENRNISMGVDSITLPQDELDNFATRAPYDRVIRCLGWKFDFSIYNRSLRMMPGKGNIKKYPQIKPSYESRGTRGLFVLGTASHSVDFRKSAGGFIHGFRYTTRAVHRLLENRHHGVPWPSTVYPITQLTNSIIKRVNEASGLYQMFSVLADIILLRENATAFEYLEEYPIGVLAELEMQTGRKARNGLFVIVMEYGRNFSGADKDVFYYNRAVGEAQHAWQSNFLHPVIYYYKHLPTEREMRVRSPDWPLPRPNAIHHIVEDFLTDWTAPNAHILPLRRFLENCLSTDLRNFFAESCFLFAFTHQKLPPSCQQGYVRMQGLVGSQELRHHAVQAGLLQDYAHTDFSGDRPLDSHDGSQDQLMRDHGIPVRPLQHLVNAKDEL encoded by the exons ATGGCCCCGGGGGTCTGCGGgacgctcctggggctggccCTGTACGCCAGCAGCCTGAGCGCCATGAGTGGTGCCACGTTCCTGTACCACGACTACTGCGTCATcggggccggccccgcgggCTTGCAGGCGGCCTATTTCCTCCAGCAAGCCGGCCGGGACTACATCGTCTTTGAGCGGAGCCATGCTCCCGGCAGCTTTTTCGCTCTCTACCCCCGGCACCGCAAACTCATCAGCATCAACAAGCAGTACACGGGCAAGTCCAACGGCGAGTTCAACCTCCGCCATGACTGGAATTCGCTTCTCAGCCACGACCGGCGGCTGCTTTTCCGACACTACTCTCGCGACTTCTTCCCCGACGCTGACACGATGGTGCGTTACCTGGAGGACTTTGCTTCCCTGCTGAAGCTGCAAGTTCAGTACAACACAGCCATCATCCATGTGACATTGGAGAAGAGTGAGCAGGCCTGGAACGGCCATTACTTTCTCCTGACAGACCAGGACAGGAAGAACTACAAGTGCAG CTCTCTGTTGGTTGCTGCTGGAATGTGGGTTCCCAATGTGGTAAACTTTCCTGGCTCAGAATATGTTGAAGGTTACGAGACTGTGTCCATCAACCCGGAGGACTTTGCTGGCCAAACCGTGTTGATCTTGGGCCGAGGGAACTCTGCCTTCGAGACAGCGGAGAACATCCTGGGTGTCACGAATTTCATCCACATGGTGAGCCGGTCCCGCGTGCGCCTCTCTTGGGCCACCCACTACGTCGGGGATCTGAG AGCAATTAACAATGGCCTGCTGGACACCTACCAGCTGAAATCTCTGGATGGGCTTCTGGAGGGTGATTTGGAAGATCTGGCTATCATTAAGGACAAAAAGGGAAAGCTGCACATCACACTGCAGTTCTACTTGGAGAACAGGAACATCAGCATGGGCGTCGACTCCATTACCCTCCCTCAGGATGAACTGGACAATTTTGCTACCCGCGCACCTTATGACCGTGTCATCCGCTGCCTGGGCTGGAAGTTTGACTTCTCTATCTATAATAG ATCCCTGAGAATGATGCCAGGAAAAGGGAATATTAAGAAGTATCCTCAAATCAAACCCAGCTACGAGTCTAGAGGCACTCGGGGGCTTTTTGTTCTTGGTACTGCTAGCCATTCAGTTGACTTTAGGAAATCTGCTGGGGGCTTCATCCATGGATTCCGGTATACAA CTCGGGCAGTCCATCGCCTATTGGAAAACCGTCACCATGGTGTCCCCTGGCCATCCACAGTCTACCCTATTACACAGCTGACCAATTCCATCATCAAGAGGGTGAATGAGGCTTCAGGCCTCTACCAGATGTTCAGTGTCCTGGCTGACATCATACTGCTGAgaga GAATGCCACAGCATTTGAATACCTGGAAGAGTACCCTATTGGAGTCCTGGCCGAGCTGGAAATGCAGACGGGAAGAAAGGCTCGCAATGGGCTCTTTGTCATCGTCATGGAATATGGGAGGAATTTCTCTGGGGCTGACAAGGATGTCTTCTACTACAACCGTGCTGTGGGAGAGGCACAGCATGCCTGGCAGTCCAACTTTTTACACCCTGTTATTTACTATTACAAACACCTCCCAACAG AGCGTGAGATGAGAGTCCGTTCCCCAGACTGGCCTCTGCCCCGGCCAAATGCCATCCATCACATTGTGGAGGACTTTCTGACAGACTGGACAGCCCCGAATGCTCACATCCTGCCACTGAGGCGATTTCTGGAGAACTGCCTCAGCACCGACCTGCGCAATTTCTTTGCAG AGTCCTGTTTCCTGTTTGCCTTCACCCATCAGAAGCTGCCTCCCTCCTGCCAGCAGGGCTACGTTCGAATGCAGGGACTGGTGGGGAGCCAGGAGCTCCGGCACCACGCGGTACAggctgggctgctccaggaTTATGCTCACACAGACTTCTCGGGTGACAGACCCCTTGACAGCCACGATGGATCACAGGACCAGTTGATGAGAGATCATGGGATACCAGTTCGTCCTCTGCAGCATCTTGTTAATGCCAAGGATGAGCTTTAA
- the TXN2 gene encoding thioredoxin, mitochondrial (The RefSeq protein has 1 substitution compared to this genomic sequence) produces MAQRLALQRLLSLPTRGPLASHGRALGTSAGRRSTFNVQDGSDFQDRVVNSPKPVVVDFHAQWCGPCKILGPRLEKLVAKQEGKVLMAKVDIDDHTDLAIEYEVSAVPTVLAMKNGDVVDKFVGVKDEDQLEAFLKKLIGA; encoded by the exons ATGGCCCAGAGGCTGGCTCTGCAGCGGCTGCTGTCGCTCCCCACGCGGGGACCCCTGGCATCCCACGGCAGGGCCCTTGGCACCTCAGCCGGCCGCAGGAGCACTTTCAACGTGCAGGACGGCAGCGACTTCCAGGACCGGGTGGTGAACAGCCCCAAGCCCGTTGTGGTGGACTTCCATGCGCA GTGGTGTGGTCCCTGCAAGATCCTAGGCCCCAGGTTAGAGAAGCTGGTGGCCAAGCAGGAGGGGAAGGTGCTGATGGCCAAGGTGGACATTGACGATCACACGGACCTTGCTATCGAGTACGAG GTGTCAGCAGTGCCAACTGTGCTGGCTATGAAGAATGGAGACGTTGTGGATAAATTTGTGGGCATAAAGGACGAGGATCAGCTCGAGGCATTCCTCAAGAAACTCATTGGAGCCTGA